One window of the Triticum dicoccoides isolate Atlit2015 ecotype Zavitan chromosome 3B, WEW_v2.0, whole genome shotgun sequence genome contains the following:
- the LOC119277292 gene encoding probable glycerol-3-phosphate dehydrogenase [NAD(+)] 2, cytosolic encodes MGGAEDGAHAAGGHASNGHANGAVEEKVDELRRVMGKADGDPLRIVGVGAGAWGSVFCALLQDAYGHLRDKVQLRIWRRPGRAVDRATAEHLFNVINAREDVLRRLIRRCAYLKYVEGRLGDRTLYADEILRDGFCLNMIDTPLCPLKVVTNLQEAVWDADIVINGLPSTETRVVFGEIGRYWKERVNAPVIISLTKGIEASLDPVPRIITPTQMISKATKVPLDNILYLGGPNIASEIYNKEYANARICGTDKWRKPLAKFLRQPHFIVWDNSDLITHEVMGGLKNVYAIGAGMVAALTNESATSKSVYFALCTSEMIYITHLLEEEPEKLAGPLLADTYVTLLKGRNAWYGHKLAKGELTLEMGDSIKGKGTIQGVSAVDAFYKLLSQDSLSVMHPEAKKSVAPVEMCPILKTLHKILIKRELPTESILQAIRDESMCDPRERIEMARGQSLYRPSILGQPNGDVKA; translated from the exons ATGGGCGGAGCGGAGGACGGGGCGCACGCGGCGGGGGGCCACGCATCCAACGGGCACGCCAATGGGGCCGTGGAGGAGAAGGTGGACGAGCTGCGGCGGGTGATGGGGAAGGCCGACGGGGACCCGCTCCGGATCGTCGGCGTCGGGGCCGGGGCCTGGGGCAGCGTCTTCTGCGCGCTCCTGCAGGACGCCTACGGCCACCTCCGCGACAAGGTGCAGCTCCGCATCTGGCGCCGCCCCGGCCGCGCCGTCGACCGCGCCACCGCCGAGCACCTATTCAACGTCATCAACGCGCGCGAGGACGTCCTGCGCCGCCTGATCCGCCGATGCGCCTACCTCAAGTACGTCGAGGGCCGCCTCGGGGACCGCACGCTCTACGCCGACGAGATACTCAGGGACGGCTTCTGCCTCAACATGATCGACACCCCGCTCTGCCCGCTCAAGGTCGTCACCAACCTGCAGGAGGCCGTCTGGGACGCTGACATTGTCATCAACGGCCTGCCATCCACGGAGACGAGGGTTGTGTTTGGGGAGATTGGGAGGTACTGGAAGGAGAGGGTTAATGCCCCAGTCATCATCTCGCTCACCAAAGGGATAGAAGCATCCCTGGATCCGGTGCCGCGGATCATAACTCCGACACAGATGATTAGCAAAGCAA CTAAGGTTCCATTGGATAATATTCTATATCTTGGTGGTCCTAACATCGCATCTGAAATATATAATAAAGAATATGCGAATGCTCGTATTTGTGGAACTGACAAATGGAGGAAACCTCTTGCTAAATTTTTGAGGCAACCTCATTTTATTGTCTGGGATAATAGTGATCTCATCACTCATGAAGTCATGGGAGGTTTGAAAAATGTGTACGCTATTGGTGCTG GTATGGTGGCAGCACTAACCAATGAGAGTGCTACCAGCAAGTCTGTTTACTTTGCACTTTGCACATCCGAAATGATCTACATCACCCACCTTCTGGAAGAAGAACCCGAAAAACTTGCTGGACCGTTATTAGCTGACACTTATGTCACATTGTTGAAAGGTCGTAATGCATGGTATGGGCATAAGTTAGCTAAAGGGGAACTGACTCTGGAAATGGGTGATAGCATAAAAGGCAAAGGGACAATCCAG GGTGTCTCTGCGGTCGATGCATTTTATAAACTTCTCAGTCAGGATAGTTTGAGTGTAATGCATCCAGAAGCCAAAAAATCTGTTGCGCCAGTTGAGATGTGCCCCATCTTGAAAACACTTCATAAAATTTTGATCAAGAG GGAACTTCCTACTGAGTCGATTCTTCAGGCTATAAGAGATGAGTCAATGTGTGATCCGCGTGAAAGAATTGAGATGGCACGGGGCCAGTCACTTTACCGACCATCTATTCTTGGTCAACCAAATGGAGATGTGAAAGCTTAG